The Dunckerocampus dactyliophorus isolate RoL2022-P2 chromosome 1, RoL_Ddac_1.1, whole genome shotgun sequence genome has a segment encoding these proteins:
- the LOC129187438 gene encoding radixin-like isoform X1: MPKPINVRVTTMDAELEFAIQPNTTGKQLFDQVVKTVGLREVWFFGLQYVDSKGYITWLKLNKKVTQQDVKKENPLQFKFRAKFFPEDVSEELIQEITQRLFFLQVKEAILNDENYCPPETAVLLASYAVQAKYGDYMKDVHKPGYLTHDRLLPQRVLEQHKLTKEQWEDRIQTWHEEHRGILREDSMMEYLKIAQDLEMYGVNYFEIKNKKGTQLWLGVDALGLNIYEHGDKLTPKIGFPWSEIRNISFNDKKFVIKPIDKKAPDFVFYAPRLRINKRILALCMGNHELYMRRRKPDTIEVQQMKAQAREEKHQKQMERAQLENEKKKREAAEKEKERIEREKEELMERLKQIEEQTMRAQKELEEQTRLALELEQERMKARKEAERLEKDRQAAEEAKGELAKQAADQQKNQEQLAAELAEFTAKIALLEDAKKKKEEEATEWQHKALSAQEDLEKTKEELKTAITTVSTPLGGHAESEHDEQDENHAEASAELSNEGVSQLDLRSEEARITEAQKNERVKKQLQTLSSELADARDETKKTQNDVLHAENVKAGRDKYKTLRQIRQGNTKQRIDEFESM; encoded by the exons ATCAACGTTCGTGTGACCACTATGGATGCAGAGCTGGAGTTTGCCATTCAGCCTAACACCACtggaaaacagctttttgaTCAG GTTGTAAAGACGGTGGGCTTGCGGGAAGTCTGGTTCTTTGGCCTCCAATATGTGGACAGCAAGGGCTACATAACTTGGCTCAAACTCAATAAGAAG GTGACGCAGCAAGACGTAAAGAAAGAGAACCCACTGCAGTTTAAGTTCAGAGCCAAGTTCTTTCCTGAGGATGTTTCAGAGGAGCTTATCCAGGAGATAACCcaaagactcttcttccttcaG GTGAAAGAGGCCATCCTGAACGATGAGAACTACTGTCCGCCGGAAACAGCCGTGTTGCTTGCCTCATATGCAGTGCAGGCCAAATATGGAGACTACATGAAGGATGTTCACAAGCCTGGATACCTCACACACGACCGACTGCTGCCTCAGAG aGTCCTGGAGCAGCACAAACTAACCAAGGAGCAGTGGGAGGACAGGATCCAGACCTGGCATGAAGAACACAGAGGAATTCTCAG AGAGGACTCTATGATGGAGTATTTAAAAATTGCCCAGGACTTGGAGATGTACGGGGTCAACTACTTTGAAATCAAAAACAAGAAAGGCACACAGCTGTGGCTGGGCGTGGATGCACTCGGTCTTAACATCTACGAGCACGGAGACAA GTTGACTCCAAAGATTGGCTTCCCCTGGAGTGAAATTCGAAACATCTCCTTCAATGACAAGAAGTTTGTGATCAAACCCATTGACAAGAAAGCACCG GACTTTGTGTTTTACGCTCCACGACTGCGCATCAACAAGCGCATCCTGGCGTTGTGTATGGGGAACCATGAGCTGTACATGAGGAGGAGAAAGCCCGACACCATTGAGGTGCAGCAGATGAAGGCCCAGGCTCGGGAGGAGAAGCACCAGAAGCAGATGGAGAG GGCCCAACTGGAGAACGAGAAAAAGAAGCGAGAGGCtgcagagaaagagaaagagaggatTGAACGCGAGAAGGAAGAACTCATGGAGAGGCTGAAACAAATTGAAGAGCAGACTATGAGAGCCCAAAAAG AGCTGGAGGAGCAGACTCGCCTGGCTTTGGAGTTGGAGCAAGAGAGGATGAAAGCACGAAAGGAGGCCGAGAGGTTGGAGAAGGACAGACAAGCAGCCGAGGAGGCGAAAGGCGAGCTGGCCAAACAGGCTGCAGACCAGCAGAAGAACCAAGAACAACTG GCTGCTGAACTTGCCGAATTCACAGCCAAGATTGCTCTCCTGGAAGatgccaaaaagaaaaaagaagaggagGCCACAGAATGGCAGCACAAG GCTCTGTCCGCACAGGAGGACCTggagaagaccaaagaggagctGAAGACTGCCATAACCACAGTGTCAACCCCTCTGGGCGGCCATGCTGAGAGCGAGCATGACGAGCAGGACGAGAACCACGCCGAGGCGAGCGCTGAGCTTTCCAACGAGGGCGTCAGCCAGCTGGACCTGCGCAGCGAGGAGGCTCGCATCACTGAAGCCCAGAAGAACGAGCGGGTCAAGAAACAGCTCCAG